A stretch of Pseudomonas sp. LRP2-20 DNA encodes these proteins:
- a CDS encoding cytochrome D1 domain-containing protein, which translates to MYNNKKTRPAVLGVVLGAALIGLGVVYENLWCDARELLQEPADPQALHRLSRDGVTVEFEARPLAGGELREGAFANVRFKVTDQASGQPLSGMAPGAWIDPAQAAPLEGGNRDQSCKARVALFLKSSIGARPLLDLNSYFLLVLNKDASLTVIDPTVSVGGITSTLARIDLPGRPMDWAATGDDKQVFVSIPERGQVAVIDTETFTRVATLEAGESPVRVALQPDQHRLWVGNNSSDPAKGGVTVIDVPARSTLKSFATGSGHHEIAFSGDSRYAFVSNRDGGTLSIIDIPQMRLVKTLEVGPHPLSVAYSALSQAVYVADGEEGTVRVIDARSHQLRHIVKAEQGLGPMRFSGDGRYGIVLNTVDNQALVIDASTDQLIHRVPVAAEPYQLTFTKGYAYIRGLASPKVSMINLSSLGEGRQPIVQGFEAGPAAPRQAGDLPLAQGLAVSRDDNSIFVVNPVDNTTYFYAEGMNAPMSGYNNRGHQARATLVIDRSLRELAPGVYGSTVKMPAAGTFDVAFLLNQPQIIHCFSTNVAAAPDASQRRGVHAEFIGLDQPMPQQTVFTAKVRIVGDDGRPRVGLDDLTLRYFLAPSSLPRNLPLEEVGEGVYQAALTLPEAGAWYLHVQSPSLGRKFAEDNYTSLRVLPAAAATASQTEVRNVR; encoded by the coding sequence ATGTACAACAACAAGAAGACGCGGCCCGCGGTACTCGGGGTAGTGCTGGGCGCAGCGTTGATCGGCCTGGGCGTGGTCTACGAGAACCTCTGGTGCGATGCGCGTGAACTGCTGCAGGAGCCTGCCGATCCGCAGGCCCTGCACCGGCTCAGCCGCGATGGTGTGACCGTGGAGTTCGAAGCTCGGCCACTGGCTGGCGGCGAGCTGCGTGAAGGCGCCTTCGCCAACGTGCGCTTCAAGGTGACCGACCAGGCCAGCGGCCAGCCGCTGTCGGGCATGGCGCCCGGGGCCTGGATCGACCCGGCGCAGGCGGCGCCGCTCGAGGGCGGCAACCGCGACCAGAGCTGCAAGGCCCGCGTGGCGCTGTTCCTCAAGAGCAGCATCGGTGCACGCCCGCTGCTGGACCTGAACAGCTACTTCCTGCTGGTGCTGAACAAGGACGCCAGCCTTACCGTGATCGACCCGACCGTGTCGGTGGGCGGCATCACCAGCACCCTGGCGCGCATCGACCTGCCAGGCCGCCCCATGGACTGGGCGGCCACCGGGGATGACAAGCAGGTATTCGTGTCGATCCCGGAGCGTGGCCAGGTGGCGGTGATCGATACCGAAACCTTCACCCGCGTGGCCACCCTGGAAGCCGGCGAATCACCGGTTCGGGTGGCCTTGCAGCCGGACCAGCACCGGCTGTGGGTGGGCAACAACAGCAGCGACCCGGCCAAAGGCGGGGTGACGGTGATCGACGTCCCCGCGCGCAGCACGCTGAAATCGTTCGCCACCGGCTCCGGGCACCACGAAATCGCCTTCAGTGGCGACTCGCGCTACGCCTTTGTCAGCAACCGCGACGGCGGCACGCTGAGCATCATCGACATCCCCCAGATGCGCCTGGTGAAAACCCTGGAAGTCGGCCCTCACCCCCTGTCGGTGGCGTACTCGGCGCTGTCCCAGGCCGTCTATGTGGCCGACGGTGAAGAGGGCACGGTGCGGGTGATCGATGCCCGCAGCCATCAGCTGCGCCACATCGTCAAGGCCGAGCAGGGCCTCGGGCCGATGCGCTTCAGCGGCGATGGCCGCTATGGCATCGTGCTCAATACCGTGGACAACCAGGCCCTGGTGATCGATGCCAGTACCGACCAGTTGATCCACCGTGTTCCGGTGGCGGCCGAGCCCTACCAGCTGACCTTCACCAAAGGCTACGCCTACATACGCGGCCTGGCCTCACCCAAGGTCAGCATGATCAACCTGAGCAGCCTGGGCGAAGGGCGCCAGCCGATCGTCCAGGGCTTCGAGGCCGGCCCCGCGGCGCCGCGCCAGGCCGGTGACCTGCCACTGGCCCAGGGGCTGGCGGTGTCGCGGGACGACAATTCGATATTCGTGGTCAACCCGGTGGACAACACCACCTATTTCTACGCCGAGGGCATGAACGCCCCGATGTCCGGCTACAACAACCGTGGCCACCAGGCCCGTGCAACCCTGGTCATCGACCGCAGCCTGCGCGAACTGGCACCGGGCGTGTATGGCTCGACGGTGAAAATGCCGGCGGCGGGCACCTTCGATGTGGCCTTCCTGCTCAACCAGCCGCAGATCATCCACTGCTTCAGCACCAATGTGGCCGCCGCGCCGGATGCGAGCCAGCGCCGCGGGGTGCATGCCGAATTCATCGGCCTCGACCAGCCCATGCCACAGCAAACGGTGTTCACCGCCAAGGTGCGTATCGTCGGTGACGACGGTCGGCCACGGGTGGGCCTGGACGACCTGACCCTGCGCTACTTCCTCGCGCCCTCGTCACTGCCGCGCAACCTGCCACTCGAAGAGGTGGGCGAGGGCGTATACCAGGCGGCGCTGACCTTGCCCGAAGCCGGTGCCTGGTACCTGCATGTGCAGTCACCGTCGCTCGGGCGCAAGTTCGCCGAAGACAACTACACCAGCCTGCGCGTGCTGCCCGCCGCTGCGGCTACCGCGTCCCAGACCGAAGTGAGGAATGTGCGATGA
- the mnxG gene encoding manganese-oxidizing multicopper oxidase MnxG, with amino-acid sequence MSTPYKGPVLTSLVLALFGWEATSEAAVQCQRTLVANVVALDQPLMFNRLGAQNANGMIFALREDVVDDRQIPLSNGGAAVPGKVTLRPDKRPRPIVLRVAAGDCLTVNLTNLLDYRANPNKHGIEAEAPEGEEGPETEVENEAGEGFVADEQVAERMVGFQVNGMQAVNSIADISANTGRNGNFLVSPGSTRSYTLYAEREGAFAATSKAATFGGEGAAGNVANGLFGQVVVVPKGGRTYRNTLTEEEMRLATTGRTATGQPVIDYEARYPQREPWLSEGKAGKPIIAMIDGNQILNSETDAIVMGPNPDGSFPKSTYPLESIGKRNPALPNRLEAFRDFASQFADEVAGTQAFPGYWADPVMGHVLEPARDSFMINYGSGGMGAEVVANRLGVGPMHDCLSCAYEEFFLSAHTVGDIGTLVDVPANVGLEHIRPGEVPPASATGVKASMALYPAEPANVHHSYIGDFTKFRNTHNGHEQHIFHLHGHQWLFNPNDDNSDYIDAQGIGAGVGYTYEIANGGSGNRNRVAGDAIYHCHFYPHFAQGMWAMWRVHDVFEEGTRLEVSGQGENGFHSTPFALRSGKPAVGARALPDGEIVAGTPIPAIVPLPGKAMAPMPGKVVVVPKLSAGQVAANDDEHPEEDGDDDHAKQPGAAKAIGSLALVDRSEANRNADGTLKNPGYPFWIGGMESSVGNRPPTPPLDMLDPALARQLKDSGKALWANLDPNQVDGWDGGLGRHALDGVSAGGEAVTTTTKLDFSKVVHRAKPIYLPEEGTDVEQAAMQFHALAEHPSYALIPGSQPVPKAFRTNGALPTAGAPFYEPCMDDRGKRLTQSSGVGEFFSGESLTGINFRGASTFTADRPRIYKGANIQFDAVYNKVGYHFPQARIIALWEDAWPVITKQRPPEPLVMRMNTFDCTMYQHTNLIPSFYEMDDYQVRTPTDVIGQHIHLPKWDLTAADGSANGWNYEDGILSPGSVVERVHAIRAFNNCSEGDTRDGTAACPIAKQHPYFGRFGRADWLGARTAMQRWFADPLVNVFNVDRGLGTIFTHDHLGPSTHQQLGLYATVLAEPAGSTWYHAETGEKLYNPATRQDGGPTSWQAVIQTGDHDGDGKNDSYREFFLEYSDFQHAYEAGVYVGAGPDGIPNAQSFPATADSFRYAINPPVRGKASNLLEAIVEERGGINPGCPSRPCPQAISVDDPGMFVVNYRNEPLALRVFDPNKVGPDGKRGMQADGLGGDLSYALQTRTDRAIPAMNMAPSAITSAVGPTGGTTRFPPHINKAGSEPGDPFTPMLRTYSGDNVRLRMHAGGHEEEHNVTLHGVKWLQNGSGFGNSSNSGWKSSQMIGISEQLGFMAPVSMISSAAATNGDYLYSLDAALEGYWNGIWGIMRNYTTQRADLFPLPNNPQPVAMRNTVNFDGICPKTTANPNGIGTRTTVKRSYEIVAALANDILENRNGVAINDLAGIGQHVGGPLKANGGTLVYNNRRTSIPLVSGVDPEDGVPFSIGGHSAPLHDPTAILYVRKADLDATTGKLKAGVPVEPLILRANAGDCISITLENRLPEVMPDLPSTAVMHNVVKRDRFDSEGATAFANNLMRPSSHVGLHAQLLAYDITKSDGANVGLNPVQTVPPRAGNSGAYPSKVYQYYAGHLEREGKPVLQLGRTVDNINTTAIEFGGLNLTPSDFIKQPQKGLVGAMSVLPQTATWTEDTASRAQATVKVTGQPDYRDFVTVWQRALNMRWADGRPVEGINTEGNGAAGDPQDNGNMAVNYRTEPLWLRFGMAPDSPFGRANGLGFGDVPNAHMAYANALVGGDPLTPVLYAKPGQPLRNHIVMPSGGSRGMVYQLDGHVWPLHAYQAEKNDLDGYPMNLPGIGSVRFGLNPMAMYIGAQESVLPAAHFSFMLPSAGGANAVPGDYLFRDYAAYGNLSGLWGILRVTNDLPPATAAGQ; translated from the coding sequence ATGTCGACCCCGTACAAAGGCCCCGTCCTGACATCACTTGTGCTGGCCTTGTTTGGCTGGGAAGCGACCAGCGAGGCTGCCGTGCAGTGCCAGCGCACCCTGGTGGCCAATGTGGTGGCCCTGGACCAGCCACTGATGTTCAACCGCCTTGGCGCACAGAACGCCAACGGCATGATCTTCGCCCTGCGCGAGGATGTGGTGGATGATCGCCAGATCCCGCTGAGCAACGGCGGCGCCGCCGTGCCGGGCAAGGTCACCCTGCGCCCCGACAAGCGCCCACGGCCTATCGTGCTGCGCGTAGCCGCCGGGGACTGCCTGACGGTCAACCTCACCAACCTGCTCGACTACCGGGCCAACCCCAACAAGCATGGCATCGAAGCTGAGGCGCCCGAGGGCGAAGAGGGGCCGGAAACCGAGGTCGAGAACGAAGCCGGCGAAGGCTTCGTCGCCGATGAGCAGGTGGCCGAGCGCATGGTCGGCTTCCAGGTCAACGGCATGCAGGCGGTCAACAGCATCGCCGACATCTCCGCCAACACCGGCCGCAACGGCAACTTCCTGGTCAGCCCGGGCAGCACCCGCAGCTACACGCTGTATGCCGAGCGTGAGGGGGCGTTCGCCGCCACCAGCAAAGCCGCCACCTTCGGCGGCGAGGGTGCCGCCGGTAACGTCGCCAACGGCCTGTTCGGCCAGGTGGTGGTGGTACCCAAGGGTGGGCGCACCTACCGCAACACCCTGACCGAAGAAGAAATGCGCCTGGCCACCACCGGGCGCACCGCTACCGGCCAGCCGGTGATCGACTACGAGGCCCGCTACCCGCAGCGCGAGCCGTGGCTGAGCGAGGGCAAGGCCGGCAAGCCGATCATTGCGATGATCGACGGCAACCAGATCCTCAACAGCGAAACCGATGCCATCGTCATGGGCCCCAACCCTGATGGCAGTTTCCCCAAGTCCACCTATCCGCTGGAAAGCATTGGCAAGCGCAACCCGGCATTGCCCAACCGGCTCGAGGCGTTTCGCGACTTCGCCTCGCAGTTCGCCGACGAAGTGGCCGGCACCCAGGCCTTCCCCGGGTACTGGGCGGACCCGGTAATGGGGCATGTGCTGGAACCGGCACGCGACTCGTTCATGATCAACTACGGCTCCGGCGGCATGGGCGCCGAAGTGGTTGCCAACCGCCTGGGCGTCGGGCCGATGCATGACTGCCTGTCGTGCGCCTACGAAGAGTTCTTCCTCAGTGCGCACACCGTGGGCGATATCGGCACCCTGGTTGATGTGCCGGCCAACGTCGGCCTCGAACATATCCGCCCCGGCGAAGTGCCGCCGGCCAGCGCCACCGGGGTCAAGGCCAGCATGGCCCTGTACCCGGCCGAGCCTGCCAACGTGCACCACAGCTACATTGGCGATTTCACCAAGTTCCGCAACACCCACAACGGCCATGAGCAGCACATCTTCCACCTGCACGGGCACCAGTGGCTGTTCAACCCCAATGACGACAACTCCGACTACATCGATGCCCAAGGCATCGGTGCAGGTGTCGGTTACACCTACGAGATCGCCAATGGCGGCTCGGGCAACCGTAACCGGGTGGCGGGTGATGCCATCTATCACTGCCATTTCTACCCGCACTTCGCCCAAGGCATGTGGGCCATGTGGCGGGTGCATGATGTGTTCGAGGAAGGCACCCGGCTGGAAGTCAGCGGGCAGGGCGAGAACGGCTTCCACAGCACGCCGTTCGCACTGCGCAGCGGCAAGCCCGCTGTGGGCGCGCGGGCGCTGCCGGACGGCGAGATCGTTGCCGGCACGCCGATCCCGGCCATCGTGCCGCTGCCAGGCAAGGCCATGGCACCGATGCCTGGCAAGGTCGTGGTGGTGCCCAAGCTCTCTGCCGGGCAGGTGGCCGCCAACGACGATGAGCACCCTGAAGAGGATGGCGATGACGACCACGCCAAGCAGCCTGGCGCAGCCAAGGCGATCGGCTCGCTGGCCCTGGTCGACCGCAGCGAGGCCAACCGCAATGCCGACGGTACCCTGAAGAACCCAGGCTACCCGTTCTGGATCGGCGGTATGGAAAGCAGCGTCGGCAACCGCCCGCCAACCCCGCCACTGGACATGCTCGACCCGGCCCTGGCCCGGCAGCTCAAGGACAGCGGCAAGGCCCTGTGGGCCAACCTCGACCCCAACCAGGTCGATGGCTGGGACGGCGGCCTCGGGCGCCATGCGCTGGACGGTGTCTCGGCGGGCGGTGAAGCCGTGACCACCACCACCAAGCTGGACTTCTCCAAGGTGGTGCACCGGGCCAAGCCGATCTACCTGCCGGAAGAGGGCACCGACGTCGAACAGGCCGCCATGCAGTTCCATGCCTTGGCCGAGCACCCCAGCTATGCCCTGATCCCCGGCAGCCAGCCGGTGCCCAAGGCCTTCCGCACCAACGGCGCGCTGCCGACCGCAGGCGCACCGTTCTACGAGCCGTGCATGGATGACCGCGGCAAGCGCCTGACCCAGTCTTCGGGGGTTGGCGAGTTCTTCAGCGGCGAAAGCCTGACCGGCATCAACTTCCGTGGTGCTTCCACCTTCACCGCCGACCGCCCGCGCATCTACAAGGGCGCCAACATCCAGTTCGATGCGGTGTACAACAAGGTCGGCTACCACTTCCCGCAGGCACGCATCATCGCTCTGTGGGAGGACGCCTGGCCGGTGATCACCAAGCAGCGCCCGCCAGAGCCGCTGGTGATGCGCATGAACACCTTCGACTGCACCATGTACCAGCACACCAACCTGATCCCGTCGTTCTATGAAATGGACGACTACCAGGTGCGCACGCCGACCGACGTGATCGGCCAGCATATCCACCTGCCCAAGTGGGACCTGACCGCCGCCGACGGCTCGGCCAACGGCTGGAACTACGAAGACGGCATTCTCTCGCCCGGCAGCGTAGTCGAGCGCGTGCACGCCATCCGCGCCTTCAACAACTGCAGCGAGGGCGACACCCGTGACGGCACCGCTGCCTGCCCGATAGCCAAGCAGCACCCGTACTTCGGCCGCTTCGGACGGGCTGACTGGCTGGGTGCGCGCACGGCCATGCAGCGTTGGTTCGCCGACCCGCTGGTCAACGTGTTCAACGTCGACCGTGGCCTGGGCACCATCTTCACCCACGACCACCTCGGCCCATCGACCCACCAGCAGCTCGGGCTGTATGCCACCGTGCTGGCCGAGCCGGCCGGTTCCACCTGGTACCACGCCGAAACCGGCGAGAAGCTGTACAACCCGGCCACCCGCCAGGACGGCGGGCCGACTTCGTGGCAGGCGGTGATCCAGACCGGTGACCACGACGGCGATGGCAAGAACGACAGCTACCGCGAGTTCTTCCTTGAGTACAGTGACTTCCAGCATGCCTATGAAGCGGGCGTGTATGTCGGTGCCGGCCCGGATGGCATCCCCAATGCCCAGTCCTTCCCGGCCACCGCCGACAGCTTCCGCTACGCCATCAACCCGCCGGTGCGCGGCAAGGCGTCGAACCTGCTCGAAGCCATCGTCGAGGAGCGTGGCGGCATCAACCCGGGTTGCCCGAGCCGGCCATGCCCGCAGGCCATCTCGGTGGATGACCCCGGCATGTTCGTCGTCAACTACCGCAACGAACCGCTGGCCCTGCGCGTGTTCGACCCGAACAAGGTCGGCCCGGACGGCAAGCGCGGCATGCAGGCCGACGGCCTCGGAGGCGACCTCAGCTATGCGCTGCAGACCCGCACCGACCGCGCCATCCCGGCGATGAACATGGCGCCTTCGGCGATCACCTCGGCGGTTGGCCCCACCGGCGGTACCACGCGCTTCCCGCCACACATCAACAAGGCCGGCAGTGAACCGGGCGACCCGTTCACGCCGATGCTGCGGACCTACAGCGGCGACAACGTGCGCCTGCGCATGCACGCCGGTGGCCATGAAGAGGAGCACAACGTCACCCTGCACGGTGTGAAATGGCTGCAGAACGGCTCGGGCTTCGGCAACAGCTCCAACTCGGGCTGGAAGTCGTCGCAGATGATCGGCATCTCCGAGCAGCTCGGCTTCATGGCGCCGGTGTCGATGATCTCCAGCGCGGCCGCCACCAACGGTGACTACCTGTACTCGCTGGACGCGGCGCTCGAAGGCTACTGGAACGGCATCTGGGGCATCATGCGCAACTACACCACGCAGCGTGCCGACCTGTTCCCGCTGCCCAACAACCCGCAGCCGGTGGCCATGCGCAACACCGTGAACTTTGACGGCATCTGCCCGAAAACCACGGCCAACCCCAACGGCATCGGCACCCGCACCACGGTCAAGCGCAGCTACGAGATCGTCGCCGCGCTGGCCAACGACATCCTGGAAAACCGCAACGGCGTCGCCATCAACGACCTCGCCGGAATTGGCCAGCATGTCGGCGGGCCGCTCAAGGCCAACGGCGGCACCCTGGTGTACAACAACCGCAGGACCAGCATCCCGCTGGTCAGCGGTGTCGACCCGGAGGACGGCGTGCCGTTCAGCATCGGTGGCCACAGTGCGCCGCTGCATGACCCGACCGCGATCCTGTACGTGCGCAAGGCCGACCTCGACGCCACCACCGGCAAGCTGAAAGCGGGTGTGCCTGTAGAGCCGCTGATCCTGCGTGCCAACGCCGGCGACTGCATCAGCATCACCCTGGAGAACCGCCTGCCAGAAGTGATGCCGGACCTGCCCAGCACGGCGGTGATGCACAACGTGGTCAAGCGTGACCGGTTCGACAGCGAAGGTGCCACCGCCTTTGCCAACAACCTGATGCGCCCGTCCAGCCACGTCGGCCTGCACGCCCAGCTGCTGGCCTACGACATCACCAAGTCCGATGGTGCCAACGTCGGCCTCAACCCGGTGCAGACCGTGCCGCCCCGGGCCGGCAACAGTGGCGCCTACCCGAGCAAGGTGTACCAGTACTACGCCGGCCACCTGGAGCGTGAAGGCAAGCCGGTGCTGCAACTGGGCCGCACGGTGGACAACATCAACACCACGGCGATCGAGTTCGGCGGCCTCAACCTGACCCCGTCGGACTTCATCAAGCAACCGCAGAAGGGCCTGGTCGGTGCCATGAGCGTGCTGCCGCAGACCGCCACCTGGACCGAAGACACCGCCAGCCGTGCCCAGGCCACGGTGAAGGTGACTGGCCAGCCGGACTACCGCGACTTCGTCACGGTCTGGCAGCGCGCGCTGAACATGCGCTGGGCCGATGGCCGCCCGGTCGAAGGTATCAATACCGAAGGCAACGGCGCGGCGGGCGACCCGCAGGACAACGGCAACATGGCCGTCAACTACCGCACCGAACCACTGTGGCTGCGCTTCGGCATGGCCCCGGACTCGCCGTTCGGCCGCGCCAACGGCCTGGGCTTCGGCGATGTGCCCAACGCCCACATGGCCTACGCCAACGCCCTGGTCGGCGGTGACCCGCTGACCCCGGTACTGTACGCCAAGCCGGGCCAGCCGCTGCGCAACCACATCGTCATGCCCAGTGGTGGCAGCCGCGGCATGGTTTACCAACTGGACGGGCACGTCTGGCCGCTGCATGCGTACCAAGCCGAGAAGAACGACCTCGACGGCTACCCGATGAACCTGCCAGGTATCGGCTCGGTGCGCTTCGGCCTCAACCCGATGGCCATGTACATCGGCGCCCAGGAGAGTGTGCTGCCAGCCGCGCACTTCAGCTTCATGCTGCCCAGTGCCGGTGGCGCCAACGCAGTGCCGGGTGACTACCTGTTCCGCGACTATGCCGCCTACGGCAACCTCTCGGGGCTGTGGGGCATCCTGAGGGTGACCAATGACCTGCCGCCGGCCACCGCCGCGGGCCAGTGA
- the icmH gene encoding type IVB secretion system protein IcmH/DotU, protein MLEPTAWAASLSSDNRQEPPSEPAGYAADPDFQLRGGFDNLMLDAAAPLFGLVMRLRTLDELPNIKDVHAKVRNQIENIRQEMRQNNYEPAQLQAYSYALCLFIDEAVMERPWGKNSCWSQESLLSIFHDETQGGEKVFTVLSRLMQEPKRYQDALEFMYFALCLGLKGKYAVAPKGEETLNTLIHQLHGIIRELRGPVPTEICDPYTNVAPRDFRLKRQWPWWSPLVLSAVAMAIAYGIYSYRLHLITTEVLESLDRILQQ, encoded by the coding sequence ATGCTCGAACCGACCGCATGGGCTGCCAGCCTTTCCAGCGACAACCGGCAGGAGCCCCCTTCAGAACCTGCAGGTTACGCTGCAGACCCGGACTTTCAACTGCGCGGTGGCTTCGACAACTTGATGCTGGACGCCGCCGCACCGCTGTTCGGCCTGGTCATGCGTCTACGCACGCTGGATGAACTTCCGAACATCAAGGATGTGCATGCGAAAGTGCGCAACCAGATCGAGAACATTCGCCAGGAAATGCGCCAGAACAACTATGAGCCGGCGCAATTGCAGGCCTACTCCTATGCCCTGTGCCTGTTCATCGACGAAGCCGTGATGGAACGCCCGTGGGGCAAGAACAGTTGCTGGAGCCAGGAATCGCTGCTGAGCATCTTCCATGACGAGACCCAGGGCGGTGAAAAGGTCTTCACCGTGCTCTCGCGGCTCATGCAGGAGCCCAAGCGCTACCAGGACGCCCTGGAGTTCATGTATTTCGCGCTGTGCCTTGGCCTGAAGGGCAAGTACGCCGTTGCCCCGAAAGGCGAAGAAACACTGAACACCCTGATCCACCAGCTGCACGGGATTATCCGCGAACTGCGCGGCCCCGTCCCGACAGAAATCTGCGACCCCTACACCAACGTGGCGCCCCGCGACTTCCGCTTGAAACGGCAGTGGCCCTGGTGGAGCCCGCTGGTGCTGTCTGCCGTTGCCATGGCCATTGCCTACGGGATCTACAGCTACCGACTTCACCTCATTACCACCGAGGTGCTGGAGTCGTTGGACCGCATTTTACAGCAGTAG
- a CDS encoding type VI secretion system Vgr family protein has protein sequence MSSQTDLRFSFQPLLTQMEFEVVSFTLDEAISTPFQLNLELISFEDDADFAQLLDKPALFTLWRGERPLRYVHGLISSFSQGETGFCRTRYHALVEPQLARASLRSNWRIFQQKTAAQIIELMLQRQGILHFELHASCNHQVREFCVQAGETDLDFIARLAAEEGFVYRFEHSAKQHKLIISDRVQALGLISHGVIKAEDDDDGLFDDQQQMGPYHVLYRANSGGVQALPCLRRLRYSEQVRTARQVQRDYTFTNPAYNQQHRAEASGVIHQSTDYERFDYPGRYKRDAVGKPFTQTRLDARRHDACIAEVEGDDVRLQPGLSFTLTEHPREDLNVHWRVIHVVHEGSQFTSLQEEAAGAERGTHYQQNATLVPGRTEWRPAPLDKPRVDGPHMATVVGPPGEEIYCDQWGRVKVSFPWDRESQNNEFSSCWVRVSQGWAGGSWGSMAIPRVGQDVIIHYVNGDPDQPMITGRTYCGNQLPPYDLPEHKTRMTIKSQTHKGDGYNELRFEDELGKQEVFIHAERDQNNVVKHDETTRVGRNRVEQVGNDEQLTVGNDLQQQTGRDRTDRVGRTSRVDIGQDLIEQVANDHREATGANHHVSIGGQSELHIKGRQQISIGGGVNQQTTVYQLQASERIEFRSPGGSIVLDQQGITLNGLTLTLLGPTQAAVDGSGNTLDLDLLANASVRCEETGR, from the coding sequence ATGTCCAGCCAAACCGACCTGCGCTTCAGCTTTCAGCCGCTGCTGACCCAAATGGAATTCGAGGTCGTGTCGTTCACGCTCGACGAGGCGATCAGCACGCCGTTCCAGCTGAATCTGGAACTGATCAGCTTCGAAGATGATGCCGACTTTGCCCAGTTGCTCGACAAACCTGCACTGTTCACCCTCTGGCGTGGTGAACGCCCGCTGCGCTACGTGCACGGCCTGATCAGCAGCTTCAGCCAGGGTGAAACCGGCTTCTGTCGTACCCGTTACCACGCCCTGGTCGAGCCACAACTGGCACGCGCCAGTCTGCGCTCGAACTGGCGCATCTTCCAGCAGAAAACCGCCGCGCAGATCATCGAGCTGATGCTCCAGCGCCAGGGCATCCTGCACTTCGAGCTGCATGCCAGCTGCAATCATCAGGTGCGCGAATTCTGCGTGCAGGCCGGCGAGACCGACCTCGACTTCATCGCCCGGCTGGCGGCTGAAGAAGGCTTCGTCTACCGCTTCGAGCACAGCGCCAAACAGCACAAGCTGATCATCAGCGATCGCGTGCAGGCCTTGGGGCTGATCAGCCATGGCGTCATCAAGGCCGAGGATGACGATGACGGCCTGTTCGATGATCAGCAGCAGATGGGCCCCTATCATGTGCTGTACCGCGCCAACAGCGGCGGTGTGCAGGCGCTACCCTGCCTGCGTCGGTTGCGCTATAGCGAGCAGGTACGTACCGCCAGGCAAGTGCAGCGCGACTATACCTTCACCAACCCGGCCTATAACCAGCAGCACCGCGCAGAGGCCAGCGGCGTAATTCACCAATCGACGGATTACGAGCGTTTCGACTACCCCGGCCGCTACAAGCGCGATGCGGTAGGCAAACCCTTTACCCAGACCCGTCTCGACGCCCGGCGTCACGATGCCTGCATCGCTGAAGTGGAAGGCGACGATGTGCGCCTGCAACCGGGGCTGAGCTTCACCCTCACCGAACATCCGCGTGAAGACCTGAACGTGCATTGGCGGGTGATCCATGTCGTCCATGAGGGCAGCCAGTTCACCAGCTTGCAGGAAGAAGCCGCCGGTGCCGAACGCGGCACGCACTACCAGCAGAACGCAACGCTGGTGCCTGGCCGAACCGAGTGGCGCCCTGCCCCGCTGGACAAGCCCCGTGTCGATGGCCCGCACATGGCCACCGTGGTCGGGCCACCCGGTGAGGAGATCTACTGCGACCAGTGGGGCCGGGTCAAGGTCAGCTTTCCCTGGGACCGCGAGAGCCAGAACAACGAGTTCAGCTCCTGCTGGGTGCGCGTTTCACAAGGCTGGGCCGGCGGCAGCTGGGGTTCGATGGCCATCCCGCGGGTCGGCCAGGACGTGATCATCCACTACGTCAACGGCGACCCCGATCAGCCGATGATCACCGGGCGTACGTACTGCGGTAACCAACTGCCTCCGTACGACCTGCCGGAACACAAGACGCGCATGACCATCAAGAGCCAGACCCACAAGGGTGATGGCTACAACGAACTGCGTTTCGAGGATGAACTGGGCAAGCAGGAAGTGTTCATCCATGCCGAGCGAGACCAGAACAATGTGGTCAAGCACGATGAGACCACCCGCGTCGGGCGCAACCGAGTCGAGCAGGTAGGCAATGACGAACAGCTGACGGTTGGCAACGATCTTCAACAACAAACCGGCCGCGACCGAACTGATCGGGTCGGGCGTACCAGCCGGGTAGACATAGGCCAGGACCTTATCGAGCAAGTCGCAAATGACCATCGTGAAGCCACGGGGGCCAACCACCATGTCAGCATCGGTGGCCAGAGCGAGTTGCACATCAAAGGGCGACAGCAAATCAGCATCGGCGGGGGTGTGAACCAGCAAACCACGGTCTATCAACTGCAGGCCAGCGAGCGCATCGAGTTCAGAAGCCCTGGCGGCAGCATCGTGCTGGATCAGCAAGGCATCACCCTGAACGGCCTGACACTCACCTTGCTCGGCCCGACCCAAGCAGCCGTCGATGGATCGGGAAATACCCTGGACCTGGATCTGCTCGCAAATGCCAGCGTCCGATGCGAGGAGACCGGCCGATGA